A region of Rhizorhabdus wittichii RW1 DNA encodes the following proteins:
- a CDS encoding beta-lactamase (PFAM: beta-lactamase), which yields MPDAAIADVRAMVAAAPDPWGLAVAVTDRDGTLLVATHGYADIAARAPVTADTRFAIGSISKSFTAITLMQLADEGRFDPDAPIARYLPDFHPRTAFPAITGDALLTHTSGLPNYLFDVASMRFAIVAANDVELRTAPGAHFWYSNLGYQLLGYAAERIEGQPFALVLKRRVLDRLGMAATAPQIDDRLRGRIATSYARSPDGSYHQAPWFPYLAADGAIVSTAGDMASYARMLLARGDAPGGRLISARAFARLATARLDDYGYGLEVRDQGRVLAHSGSIAGFQAYLNVDLGQGVAVVLLGNGPIDPSLRDRIIARLAGKAPAASPVPKPFAEPSSFAGHFAGPHGERLVIAVDASGQLTAAQDGATLPLVRLTRDGWGAYLTPQGPRSFLFFRDAAGAVTGVSDGATDYARAGSGPPPAETPAAYRPLVGRYMAHGEEGPGLRIFVRNGRLMMAYADSNAPPDALAEDGSGRFRLAEPAYAPEQLVFDTIIDGRAQRLKLSGVPLYRIDLP from the coding sequence GTGCCCGATGCGGCGATCGCCGACGTCCGGGCGATGGTCGCGGCGGCGCCCGATCCCTGGGGTCTTGCTGTCGCGGTCACCGATCGCGACGGGACCCTGCTGGTCGCGACGCACGGCTATGCCGACATCGCCGCCCGGGCGCCGGTGACGGCGGACACCCGCTTCGCGATCGGATCGATCTCCAAGTCCTTCACCGCGATCACGCTGATGCAGCTCGCCGACGAGGGGCGCTTCGATCCCGATGCGCCGATCGCCCGCTACCTTCCCGATTTCCATCCGCGCACCGCCTTTCCCGCGATCACCGGCGACGCGCTGCTCACCCACACATCGGGCCTGCCCAATTATCTGTTCGACGTCGCGTCGATGCGCTTCGCGATCGTGGCGGCGAACGATGTCGAGCTGCGCACCGCGCCCGGCGCGCATTTCTGGTATTCGAACCTCGGCTATCAGCTGCTCGGCTATGCCGCCGAGCGGATCGAGGGACAGCCCTTCGCGCTGGTCCTGAAGCGGCGGGTGCTCGACCGGCTCGGCATGGCCGCCACCGCGCCGCAGATCGACGATCGGCTGCGCGGGCGGATCGCGACCAGCTATGCGCGCTCGCCCGACGGCAGCTATCATCAAGCGCCCTGGTTTCCCTATCTGGCGGCGGACGGCGCGATCGTCTCGACGGCGGGCGACATGGCCAGCTATGCGCGCATGCTGCTCGCGCGCGGCGACGCGCCGGGCGGGCGGCTGATCTCCGCACGGGCCTTCGCGCGCCTCGCGACCGCGCGGCTCGACGATTATGGCTATGGCCTGGAGGTGCGGGACCAGGGCCGGGTGCTGGCGCACAGCGGATCGATTGCCGGATTCCAGGCCTATCTCAACGTCGACCTGGGGCAGGGGGTGGCGGTGGTGCTGCTCGGCAACGGCCCGATCGACCCAAGCCTGCGCGACCGCATCATCGCGCGGCTCGCGGGCAAGGCGCCAGCCGCCAGCCCAGTGCCGAAGCCGTTCGCTGAACCCTCCAGCTTCGCCGGCCATTTCGCCGGCCCGCATGGCGAGCGGCTCGTCATCGCGGTCGATGCGTCGGGGCAACTCACCGCCGCCCAGGACGGCGCGACGCTGCCGCTGGTGCGGCTGACGCGCGACGGCTGGGGCGCCTATCTCACCCCGCAAGGGCCGCGCAGCTTCCTCTTCTTCCGCGACGCCGCCGGCGCGGTGACCGGCGTCTCCGACGGCGCGACCGACTATGCCAGGGCGGGCAGCGGCCCGCCGCCGGCCGAGACGCCCGCCGCCTATCGCCCGCTCGTCGGCCGCTACATGGCGCATGGCGAGGAGGGGCCGGGCCTGCGCATCTTCGTCCGCAATGGGCGGTTGATGATGGCCTATGCCGATTCCAACGCGCCGCCCGACGCGCTCGCCGAGGACGGCTCGGGCCGCTTCCGCCTCGCCGAGCCGGCCTATGCGCCCGAGCAGCTGGTGTTCGACACGATCATCGACGGCCGCGCGCAACGGCTGAAGCTGAGCGGAGTGCCGCTCTACCGGATCGACCTGCCATGA
- a CDS encoding dihydroorotase (PFAM: amidohydrolase; D-aminoacylase domain protein; Amidohydrolase 3), with translation MRPVPARMIALAAMAALSLAGRPAAAAVHDVVYIGARAIDPESGLDAVRNIAIDGDRITAVTVAPIEGRRTIDARGLIAAPGFIDLHSHATNQETAGYQARDGVTTRLELEIGAYPVDRWYAKRAGRELLNYGTSVGHTPIRYFLQKGGGAEGLVALDKPEAFFAGEEIDRPIPDAQYGRLAPLLEEGLRAGAIGIGSGTQYAPGITHKEMLDVTRVAGRMRTCVFTHVRYGSLVEPDSTLESVQESIANAAITGACVHVVHINSMAMSDAPLMTRLMREAKAHGVDVSTETYPWDGSVDSIRSVIFDPGWEKRWGVGVGDLQSRSTGKRLTQAEFDALRSGTGDDGVIMHMNSEATIAALLRDPPVLVASDGGNIAGANSHPRSAGTFARVLGHYVRETGVLGWSEAIRKMALMPAQRLEAFVPAMRRKGRLQAGADADIVLFDPATVGAKAAYGDAARPSEGFRYVMVNGVLVVDQGALVPDVRPGRPVRSEFRK, from the coding sequence TTGAGGCCTGTCCCCGCAAGGATGATCGCGCTGGCGGCGATGGCGGCGCTGTCGCTCGCCGGCCGTCCGGCGGCGGCGGCCGTCCATGACGTCGTCTATATCGGCGCGCGGGCGATCGATCCGGAAAGCGGGCTCGACGCGGTGCGCAACATCGCGATCGACGGCGACCGGATCACCGCCGTCACCGTCGCGCCGATCGAGGGGCGGCGGACGATCGACGCGCGTGGGCTGATCGCGGCGCCGGGCTTCATCGACCTCCACTCGCACGCGACCAACCAGGAGACGGCGGGCTATCAGGCGCGGGACGGCGTCACCACCCGGCTGGAACTGGAGATCGGCGCCTATCCGGTCGACCGCTGGTATGCGAAGCGCGCGGGGCGCGAGCTGCTCAACTACGGCACCAGCGTCGGCCATACCCCGATCCGCTATTTCCTCCAGAAGGGCGGCGGCGCCGAGGGGCTCGTCGCGCTCGACAAGCCCGAGGCCTTCTTCGCCGGGGAGGAGATCGACCGGCCGATCCCCGACGCCCAATATGGCCGTCTCGCGCCCTTGCTGGAGGAGGGGCTGCGCGCCGGCGCGATCGGGATCGGCAGCGGCACCCAATATGCGCCCGGCATCACCCATAAGGAGATGCTCGACGTCACCCGCGTCGCCGGGCGGATGCGCACCTGCGTCTTCACCCATGTCCGCTACGGCAGCCTGGTCGAGCCCGACAGCACGCTCGAATCGGTGCAGGAGAGCATCGCCAACGCGGCGATCACCGGCGCCTGCGTCCATGTCGTCCACATCAACAGCATGGCGATGTCCGACGCGCCGCTGATGACGCGGCTGATGCGCGAGGCGAAGGCGCATGGCGTCGACGTGTCGACCGAGACCTATCCCTGGGACGGATCGGTCGATTCGATCCGCAGCGTCATCTTCGATCCGGGCTGGGAGAAGCGCTGGGGCGTCGGGGTCGGCGACCTCCAGTCGCGCAGCACCGGCAAGCGCCTGACCCAGGCCGAGTTCGACGCGCTGCGCAGCGGCACCGGCGACGACGGCGTGATCATGCACATGAACAGCGAGGCGACGATCGCCGCGCTGCTGCGCGACCCGCCGGTCCTCGTCGCCAGCGACGGCGGCAATATCGCGGGGGCCAACAGCCATCCGCGATCGGCGGGCACCTTCGCGCGCGTGCTGGGCCATTATGTCCGCGAGACCGGGGTGCTGGGCTGGAGCGAGGCGATCCGCAAGATGGCGCTGATGCCGGCACAGCGGCTCGAGGCCTTCGTGCCGGCGATGCGCCGCAAGGGGCGGCTCCAGGCGGGCGCCGACGCCGACATCGTCCTGTTCGATCCGGCCACGGTCGGCGCGAAGGCCGCCTATGGCGATGCGGCTCGCCCGTCCGAAGGTTTCCGTTACGTGATGGTCAACGGCGTACTCGTCGTCGACCAGGGTGCACTGGTGCCCGACGTGCGGCCGGGCCGGCCGGTCCGTTCGGAGTTTCGGAAATGA
- a CDS encoding protein of unknown function DUF1611 (PFAM: protein of unknown function DUF1611) has translation MNAAAIAPLSAQGFDLPRPYLLFLGDADDSGFLKTGLGLRDWAPDLCVAEYKCDGARASLGLPLMRPDEAYRAGARALVLSVASIGGAIAPAWVPYIVEALEAGLDIISGAHDRLVEEPRLRAAAERLGRRLIDVRVPPPGLPIASGRPRSGKRLLTVGTDCALGKKYTALALAAAFRARGLDADFRATGQTGIMIAGSGIPIDSVVSDFVAGAAERLSPDADPGHWDVIEGQGSIFHPSYAGVSLGLLHGSQPDILVLCHAHGRDRIMGLPDYVLPSIGEAVELSLRLARRTNAAVRCAGVSLNTAGLPADEAEALIARRSREWELPVADPMRGGPSFERLVDACLG, from the coding sequence ATGAACGCCGCCGCGATCGCCCCGCTGTCGGCGCAGGGATTCGACCTGCCGCGCCCCTATCTGCTGTTCCTCGGCGACGCCGACGACAGCGGTTTCCTCAAGACCGGGCTCGGCCTGCGCGACTGGGCGCCCGATCTGTGCGTCGCCGAATATAAATGCGACGGGGCGCGGGCGTCGCTCGGCCTGCCCCTGATGCGGCCGGACGAGGCCTATCGTGCCGGCGCCCGCGCGCTGGTGCTGTCGGTGGCGTCGATCGGCGGCGCGATCGCGCCGGCCTGGGTCCCGTACATCGTCGAGGCGCTCGAAGCGGGGCTCGACATCATCAGCGGCGCGCACGACCGGCTGGTGGAGGAACCGCGCCTGCGGGCGGCGGCGGAGCGGCTCGGCCGCCGCCTGATCGACGTGCGCGTGCCCCCGCCCGGCCTGCCGATCGCGAGCGGCCGGCCCCGATCGGGCAAGCGCCTGCTGACCGTCGGCACCGATTGCGCGCTGGGCAAGAAATATACCGCGCTCGCGCTGGCGGCGGCGTTCCGCGCGCGCGGGCTGGACGCCGATTTCCGCGCGACCGGCCAGACCGGGATCATGATCGCGGGATCGGGCATCCCGATCGATTCGGTGGTCAGCGACTTCGTGGCCGGCGCGGCCGAGCGGCTCAGCCCCGATGCCGATCCCGGCCATTGGGACGTGATCGAGGGGCAGGGCTCGATCTTCCACCCGTCTTATGCCGGCGTGTCGCTGGGGCTGCTGCATGGGTCGCAGCCCGACATATTGGTGCTGTGCCACGCGCATGGCCGCGACCGGATCATGGGCCTGCCCGACTATGTGCTGCCGTCGATCGGCGAGGCGGTCGAGCTGTCGCTGCGGCTGGCGCGGCGGACCAATGCGGCGGTGCGCTGCGCCGGGGTGTCGCTCAACACTGCCGGGCTGCCAGCCGACGAGGCGGAGGCGCTGATCGCGCGCCGCAGCCGCGAATGGGAGTTGCCGGTGGCCGATCCGATGCGCGGCGGGCCGAGCTTCGAGCGGCTGGTCGACGCATGTCTCGGCTGA
- a CDS encoding Erythromycin esterase (PFAM: Erythromycin esterase) produces the protein MIRIGAVALGLLLSAPAVAQPDPAAAFVAWARDHAVPLPACDDPSMAAVGRAAGAARMIALGEPAHGAHEPLAFRNCLFRHLVEHQGFTAIAIESGTGEARRLHDYVAGGPGDARQLVRESLSWGFGRFAENVALVEWMRAYNADPAHRRKIAFYGIDMSGGDSSGAWANARITLDAALAYLVRFGATESRAARAAVEPFLGRFTQPGHAALDRTERRRLRAAVDGLVRYLDRHGDRLVALSGREELDWARRNAVLARQLDHMFRTSAPSGEELSPEDYRADAARDAAMAGNARWVLDREGPDGRVLLFAHDGHVMNAATRGGIWSVYRRAPKAMGQHLRAALGDRLFIVPIASGANGPGLPPAAPGAGSLDVALARVGSQRFLLDLRPARTAGPAAGWLRRTQSIRANHVTEAEISPATAMDAVVFIATLTAAEGSKAR, from the coding sequence ATGATCCGCATCGGCGCGGTCGCGCTCGGCCTGCTCCTGTCCGCGCCGGCCGTCGCCCAGCCCGATCCGGCGGCCGCCTTCGTGGCATGGGCGCGCGACCATGCCGTGCCGTTGCCCGCCTGCGACGATCCGTCCATGGCGGCGGTCGGCCGGGCGGCGGGCGCGGCAAGGATGATCGCGTTGGGCGAGCCGGCGCACGGCGCGCACGAGCCGCTGGCGTTCCGCAACTGCCTGTTCCGCCATCTGGTCGAGCATCAGGGTTTCACCGCGATCGCGATCGAGAGCGGCACCGGCGAGGCCCGGCGGCTGCACGACTATGTCGCGGGCGGGCCGGGCGATGCGCGCCAACTGGTCCGCGAGAGCCTGAGCTGGGGCTTCGGCCGGTTCGCCGAGAATGTCGCGCTGGTCGAATGGATGCGCGCTTACAACGCCGATCCGGCGCATCGGCGGAAGATCGCCTTCTACGGCATCGACATGAGCGGCGGCGACAGCAGCGGCGCCTGGGCGAACGCGCGGATCACGCTCGACGCCGCGCTCGCTTATCTGGTGCGTTTCGGCGCCACCGAATCACGCGCGGCGCGAGCGGCGGTCGAGCCTTTCCTCGGGCGCTTCACCCAGCCCGGCCATGCCGCGCTCGATCGGACCGAACGCCGCCGCCTGCGCGCGGCGGTCGACGGGCTCGTCCGCTATCTCGATCGCCATGGCGACCGCCTCGTCGCGCTGTCGGGGCGCGAGGAGCTCGACTGGGCGCGCCGCAACGCGGTGCTCGCCCGTCAGCTGGACCATATGTTTCGGACGTCCGCACCGTCCGGCGAGGAGCTGTCGCCGGAGGATTATCGCGCCGACGCCGCCCGCGACGCGGCGATGGCCGGCAATGCCCGCTGGGTGCTCGATCGCGAGGGACCGGACGGGCGCGTCCTGCTGTTCGCGCATGACGGGCATGTGATGAACGCGGCGACGCGCGGCGGCATCTGGTCGGTCTACCGGCGGGCGCCCAAGGCGATGGGCCAGCATCTCCGCGCGGCGCTCGGCGACCGGCTGTTCATCGTGCCGATCGCATCGGGGGCGAACGGGCCCGGCCTGCCCCCCGCCGCGCCCGGCGCCGGCAGCCTCGACGTCGCGCTGGCGCGGGTCGGAAGCCAGCGCTTCCTGCTCGACCTGCGCCCCGCCCGCACGGCCGGGCCGGCGGCCGGCTGGCTGCGGCGGACCCAGTCGATCCGCGCCAACCATGTGACCGAGGCCGAGATATCCCCCGCGACCGCGATGGACGCGGTCGTCTTCATCGCCACGCTGACCGCCGCGGAAGGTTCGAAGGCTCGATAA